The Vannielia litorea genome segment ACGGACAGACATTCGCATTTCTCCAGCTTTGTTGGAATTCCGGCCCTACAGGAGAGTTTCTCGGAACGTTTTTCCCTAACTGCCGCGAAGCCCTGCCAATTACCAGAACAAAATTCTATATCTTCCCCTACGCAACAGGAGCCGCCGCAATGCAGCATTTTCCGATCTTCGTGAACCTCCGTGGTGAGCGCGTCACCCTCTCCGGTGGCGGCGAGGCCGCGCTGGCCAAGCTGCGCCTGCTGCTGAAGACGGAAGGTGACATTCACGTCTTCGCCGCCGAGCCCCACGCCGATCTTGAAACGCTGGCCGATGAGGGCCGCCTCACGCTCCACCGCCGCGCCGCCCGCGCGGGCGACTTCACCGGCAGCCGTCTCGCCTATGGCGCCAACGAAGACCACGCCGAAGACACCCGCATCAAGGCGCTGGCCGAGGCTGAGGGCGCGCTGGTCAACATCGTCGACGACCTGCACAACAGCCAGTTCATCACCCCAGCCATCGTCGATCGTGACCCGGTGACCGTGGCGATCGGCACCGAGGGCGCCGCCCCCGTGCTCGCCCGCGCCATCAAGCGCGACCTCGAAGAGCGCCTGCCCAGCTCGCTCGGCCTGCTCACCCGCATCGGCAAGGCCTTCCGCACCGCGGCTGACGCCCTGCCGATGGGCAAGAAGCGCCGCGACTTCTGGGCCGACTACTACTTCAACGAGGGCCCCAAGGCGCTCGCCAAGGGCGAAGAGAGCGCCCGCGAGGCGCTGGACGCTCTGCTCACCCGCCACCTCTCCGAGGCCCCCGAGCCCGGCGAAGTCGCCTTCGTCGGCGCTGGCCCCGGCGATCCCGAGATGCTCACCCTCGCCGCCCGCCGCGCGCTGGATGAGGCCGAGGTGATCATCCACGATGGCCTCGTCTCGCCCGAGATCCTCGAACTCGCCCGCCGCGAAGCGCTGATGATCGACGTGAGCAAGAAGGGCTTCGGCAAGTCCACCCCGCAGGAGGCGATCAACGCGCTGATCGTCGGCCACGCGCTGAAGGGCGAAAAGGTCGTGCGCCTCAAGGCGGGCGATCCCGGCGTCTACGGCCGCCTCGACGAAGAGCTCGACGCGCTCGCCCCCCACGGCATCGCAACCCGCATCCTGCCCGGCATCACCGCCGCCTCCGCCGCTGCCGCCTCCATCGGCCAGAGCCTGACCAAGCGGGGCCGCAACTCCGATCTTCGATTTCTGACCGGGCATGACACCAAGGGCTTCACCGAGCAGGACTGGCACGCGCTGGCCGCGCCCGGTGCCGTCGCCGCCATCTACATGGCCAAGAAGGGCGCGCGCTTCCTGCAGGGCCGCCTGATGATGCACGGCGCCTCCCCCGCCACCGATGTCACCGTGGTCGAGAACGCCTCGCGCCCCGATACCCGCATCCTGCATACCACCCTTGCCGCCCTGCCCGAGACGGTCGAGGGCCTTTCCGGCCCCGCCGTCCTCCTCTATGGCCTCGCCCCGCGCGACGCCGCCACCGAACTCAAGCTGAAGGCCGCCCAGTAATGCCCAAGCCATTCACCCCCAAGGTCGTCACGGCCAATGCGCTGATCGAAGGCGACGTGATCTATCTCACCAACTCCGGCGAGTGGTCACGCCGCCACGAGGATGCCCGCCTCTTCACCGAGGAAGCCCCCGCCGAGGCCGCGCTCTCCGCCGCCGCGCTGCAGGCCTCCGAGATCGTTGGCGCCTATCTCGCCGATGCCGAGGCCACGCCCAAGGGCCCCAAGCCCACCCACTTCCGCGAGGCCTTCCGCGCCACCGGCCCCTCCAACTACGCCCACGGCAAACAGGTGGACCTCTGATGTACAGCTATACCGACTTCGACGAAGCCTTCGTCCGCAACCGCGTCAGCCAGTTCCGTGCCCAGGTGGAGCGCCGCATCGACGGCTCGCTCACCGAGGACGAGTTCAAGCCGCTGCGCCTGATGAACGGCCTCTATCTTCAGCTCCACGCCTACATGCTGCGCGTGGCCATCCCCTATGGCACCATCTCGGCCCGCCAGATGCGCCAGCTCGCCTTCATCGCCGACAAGTGGGACAAGGGCTACGGCCACTTCACCACCCGCCAGAACATCCAGTACAACTGGCCCGCGTTGAAGGACGTGCCGGATATGCTCGAGGCGCTGGCCGACGTGCAGATGCACGCGATCCAGACCTCCGGCAACTGCATCCGCAACGTGACCTCCGACCATTTCGCTGGCGCCGCCGGCGACGAGGTGGCCGATCCGCGCCCCTACGCCGAGCTGCTGCGCCAGTGGTCGACCGATCACCCCGAGTTCCAGTTCCTGCCCCGCAAATTCAAGATCGCGGTGACCGGCGCCGAGGCCGACCGCGCGGTGATCCGCGCCCACGACATCGGCCTGCAACTGGTCGAGCAGAACGGCGAGATCGGCTTCAAGGTCATCATCGGCGGCGGTCTGGGCCGCACGCCCATGATCGGCAAAGTGGTGCGCGAGTTCCTCCCCGAGGCCGACCTGCTGCCCTACTGCGAGGCCATCGTCCACGTCTACAACACGCTCGGCCGCCGCGATAACAAGTACAAGGCCCGCATCAAGATCACCGTCCACGAGAACGGGATCGACACGATGCGCGAGCTGATCGAGGCCCGCTTTGCCGAAATCCGCCCCGAGTTCACCGGCGTCGACCAAGAGATGCTCGCCGCGATCAAGTCCCAGTTCGCAACGCCCGCGCTCCGCGAGGGCGACGTGGCCGCCTATGAGGCCGCCCGCGACATGGACCCTGTCTTCCGCGCCTGGGCCGATACCAACCTGACCGCGCACCGCGATGCGGACCACGCCATTGTCACAATTTCGATAAAGGCCCACGGTAAAACACCCGGAGATGCAACCTCCGACCAGATGCGCCTGATGGCCGCCTTGGCGGAAGAGTATGCCCACGGAGAGCTGCGCATCAGCCACGAGCAGAACGTCATCCTGCCCCATGTCCACAAGGGCGACCTGCCCGCGATCCACGCGGCGCTGAAGGCCGCCGGGCTGGGCACCGCCAACATAGGGCTGGCCTCCGATATCATCGCCTGCCCCGGCATGGATTACTGCGCGCTGGCCACCGCCCGCTCGATCCCGATCGCGCAGGAAATCGCCACCCGCGTCGACGAGCTGAAGATCGAGCACGAGGTCGGTGAGCTGAAGATCAAGATCTCCGGCTGCATCAACGCCTGCGGCCACCACCACGTGGGCCACATCGGCATCCTCGGGCTGGATCGCGCTGGCGTCGAGAACTACCAGGTCACGCTGGGCGGCGACGGCACGCAGGATGCGGCCATCGGCACCCGCATGGGGCCGGGCTTCTCCGCCGAAGAGATCGTGCCCGCCATCGAGCGGCTGATGCTGGCCTACCTCGAGCTGCGCGACGCGCCCGAGGAGACCTTCCTCGCCACCTTCCGCCGCCTTGGGGATGCGCCCTTCAAGGCCGCCCTCTACCCCGAAAGCGAGGCCCGCAATGCCGCGTGATACCGTCACAGGCGTGACCGACGAGGTGGCCGAAGCCCGCGCCGCCGCCGAGGCCCGCGCCCTCAACGAACGGTTCGCCGGGGCCACGGCGCAGGAAGTCCTGCGCCACGCCCTGACCGATCCGGCGATGGGCCGCATCGCCACCGTCAGCTCCTTCGGGGCCGAGTCGGTGGTGCTGCTGCACATGATCTCCCAGATCGACCGCGCCGCGCCCGTGCTCTTCATCGACACCCAGATGCTCTTTGAAGAAACGCTGCAATATCAAACCGATGTGGCCGAACAGCTCGGCCTCACCGGCATCGAGGTGGTGCGTGCCCCCGCGCCTGAGCTGGCCAAGGCCGACCCGGACGATACCCTGCACAAGCGCTCCACCGACGCCTGCTGCGACCTGCGCAAGACCGTGCCGCTCGCCAATGCCCTGCTGGCCTATGATGGCTGGGTCACCGGCCGCAAACGCTTTCAGGCCGAGGCCCGC includes the following:
- the cysG gene encoding siroheme synthase CysG, whose amino-acid sequence is MQHFPIFVNLRGERVTLSGGGEAALAKLRLLLKTEGDIHVFAAEPHADLETLADEGRLTLHRRAARAGDFTGSRLAYGANEDHAEDTRIKALAEAEGALVNIVDDLHNSQFITPAIVDRDPVTVAIGTEGAAPVLARAIKRDLEERLPSSLGLLTRIGKAFRTAADALPMGKKRRDFWADYYFNEGPKALAKGEESAREALDALLTRHLSEAPEPGEVAFVGAGPGDPEMLTLAARRALDEAEVIIHDGLVSPEILELARREALMIDVSKKGFGKSTPQEAINALIVGHALKGEKVVRLKAGDPGVYGRLDEELDALAPHGIATRILPGITAASAAAASIGQSLTKRGRNSDLRFLTGHDTKGFTEQDWHALAAPGAVAAIYMAKKGARFLQGRLMMHGASPATDVTVVENASRPDTRILHTTLAALPETVEGLSGPAVLLYGLAPRDAATELKLKAAQ
- a CDS encoding DUF2849 domain-containing protein, giving the protein MPKPFTPKVVTANALIEGDVIYLTNSGEWSRRHEDARLFTEEAPAEAALSAAALQASEIVGAYLADAEATPKGPKPTHFREAFRATGPSNYAHGKQVDL
- a CDS encoding nitrite/sulfite reductase, whose product is MYSYTDFDEAFVRNRVSQFRAQVERRIDGSLTEDEFKPLRLMNGLYLQLHAYMLRVAIPYGTISARQMRQLAFIADKWDKGYGHFTTRQNIQYNWPALKDVPDMLEALADVQMHAIQTSGNCIRNVTSDHFAGAAGDEVADPRPYAELLRQWSTDHPEFQFLPRKFKIAVTGAEADRAVIRAHDIGLQLVEQNGEIGFKVIIGGGLGRTPMIGKVVREFLPEADLLPYCEAIVHVYNTLGRRDNKYKARIKITVHENGIDTMRELIEARFAEIRPEFTGVDQEMLAAIKSQFATPALREGDVAAYEAARDMDPVFRAWADTNLTAHRDADHAIVTISIKAHGKTPGDATSDQMRLMAALAEEYAHGELRISHEQNVILPHVHKGDLPAIHAALKAAGLGTANIGLASDIIACPGMDYCALATARSIPIAQEIATRVDELKIEHEVGELKIKISGCINACGHHHVGHIGILGLDRAGVENYQVTLGGDGTQDAAIGTRMGPGFSAEEIVPAIERLMLAYLELRDAPEETFLATFRRLGDAPFKAALYPESEARNAA
- a CDS encoding phosphoadenylyl-sulfate reductase yields the protein MPRDTVTGVTDEVAEARAAAEARALNERFAGATAQEVLRHALTDPAMGRIATVSSFGAESVVLLHMISQIDRAAPVLFIDTQMLFEETLQYQTDVAEQLGLTGIEVVRAPAPELAKADPDDTLHKRSTDACCDLRKTVPLANALLAYDGWVTGRKRFQAEARAALDYFESEGPRVKVNPLAGWSATDLKAYMDEHDLPRHPLVAKGYPSIGCWPCTTPVKEGEDPRAGRWRGEEKEECGIHFIDGKVVRGPLPVSEPASDPVAEAAPERKSA